A genome region from Trichoplusia ni isolate ovarian cell line Hi5 unplaced genomic scaffold, tn1 tig00001163, whole genome shotgun sequence includes the following:
- the LOC113507236 gene encoding uncharacterized protein LOC113507236: MSVGKVRDFDIKNGNWSAYVDRLEMYFVANKIAEDLKLPTLIALIGEPAYELLSTLASPRKPSTLKYKEAVELLQAHLQPKPSILAERYRFRQRRQSAGETIADYVADLKKMSRYCEFKINLEENLRDQFVCGLRSEYIRQRLFAEDNIDYQKALVLANTLEAAERDAGAVEGTQEQTTSRELSERIHKLELNKCSACGVNGHGAHNCRYKEFECSYCGQPGHLRRVCRKKEFDRRIKSTISNRGNNGARGRSRRGRVIGSSAYGAGVWRSGNMARGGRSNARTARSNDVTDAAYWLSEPAMDDNSGSEQDVEGTNEEPMYQMSLTNYKPT, encoded by the exons atgtctgtTGGGAAAGTTCgagattttgacataaaaaatgggAATTGGTCGGCGTACGTCGATCGtctcgaaatgtattttgttgctaACAAAATAGCGGAAGATTTGAAGTTACCAACATTAATAGCTCTTATCGGCGAACCGGCTTATGAGTTACTGTCTACTTTGGCGAGCCCGAGAAAACCATCAACCCTGAAATATAAAGAAGCGGTGGAATTACTGCAAGCACATCTACAGCCGAAACCATCAATTCTCGCGGAGAGGTATAGGTTCCGACAAAGACGCCAATCAGCGGGAGAAACGATAGCTGATTACGTGGCAGATTTGAAAAAGATGTCACGTTATTGTGAATTCAAGatcaatttagaagaaaatttgagGGATCAGTTTGTGTGCGGGTTACGTAGCGAATATATACGTCAGAGGTTATTCGCGGAAGATAACATAGATTATCAAAAAGCGCTAGTATTAGCCAATACTCTGGAGGCAGCTGAGCGGGACGCCGGGGCCGTAGAGGGAACGCAGGAACAAACTACCAGCCGGGAACTAAGCGAGAGAATACACAAGTTGGAACTCAATAAATGTTCAGCCTGCGGGGTCAACGGTCATGGGGCACATAACTGTAGGTACAAGGAGTTCGAATGTAGTTATTGTGGACAACCTGGCCATTTACGAAgagtttgtagaaaaaaagaatttgatcgtCGCATAAAATCTACGATTTCAAACCGCGGGAATAATGGCGCGCGAGGAAGGTCACGTAGAGGACGCGTGATCGGGTCGAGCGCCTACGGAGCGGGTGTATGGCGGAGCGGCAACATGGCGCGCGGGGGGCGCAGCAACGCTCGCACCGCACGCAGCAACGACGTTACCGACGCGGCGTACTGGCTGAGCGAGCCAGCGATGGATGACAACTCCGGCTCGGAGCAAGACGTTGAGGGTACAAACGAGGAACCGATGTATCAAATGTCACTAACCAACTATAAACCG ACATGA